Within the Bacteroidales bacterium genome, the region TTTACATCGTCACTTTGGGTGTTTCTTCTTATCTTTACCTCAAATTTGGAAAATGGCAAAACAAAATAATTTAATTAAAATATTGATTATGAAAAGAATGGTTTATTTATTTATGGTAAGTTTCCTTTTAACGGTTTCTGTTGGATGTACAAAAAGGAATCCTGAAAACTACAATAAAGAGGCGCTGCTGGCCACTCTTTTTCATCAGCAGGCTGCAGAAATGAAGGCGCTGTCATATCAGGCCTACAACCTTGCAACGCGGCAGTTGGATGAAGCGCTGCTGGAAAATGAAAACCCAGGCGCTCTGGCCATTGTCCTCGATCTGGACGAAACTGTGCTGGATAACAGCCCACACCAGGCTGAGTGCATAATTAAAAATTTCAATTATCCGACCGGCTGGGCTGAATGGTGCCAGAAAGCTCAAGCGCCGGCACTTCCGGGGGCGGTTGATTTTCTTAAGAAAGCTGTTGATCATGGGGTTCAGGTGTTTTATGTCTCCAACCGTAATGATTCGCTGCGTGAAGTAACAAAGGAAAATTTTGCAGAAGAAGAAATTCCACTTCAGAGTGAGGACCATCTTCTGCTGAAGACAACGGAATCAGGAAAGGAAAGCCGCCGGCAAATCATCAGTCAGCAATACAAGATCATCATGCTGATCGGGGATAATTTATCCGACTTCCACCAGGTTTTCGATAAGCAAACCACCGAAAGGAGGGCTGCGCTCACTGACAGCCTTCAGGCAGAATTCGGCAGCCGGTTTATTGTACTGCCAAATGCCATGTATGGAGATTGGCTCAATGCTCTGAATAATTATGATTACAAAATGAGTGCTGAGGAAAAATCTGTGTTGTACAACAAATTGCTGAAAGGATTTGGCTATGTCAAACCTGCTGAATAGTTGTCTTTTATCTCTTGTGCTGCTGCTTGTTGGTCAATGCAGCGGGCAGGTAAAAGAGACCACCAGCCGCCGGGCTGAACATGAGGCACTGGTTTCTAACTATATACTCGGGCAGGGCGTTTCCGATTTTAAAGTGATCGAAGCCATGTATAAAGTTGAACGCCATCGCTTTGTGCCGGAAAATATGCAGGCCTATGCTTACAGCGACCAGCCCCTGCCGATCGGTGAAGGACAAACCATTTCGCAACCGTCGCTGGTTGCATTTATGACCGAGTTGCTTGAACTGAAAAGAACGGACAAGGTGCTCGAAATCGGAACTGGTTCCGGTTACCAGGCGGCTATCCTCGGCGAATTGGTTGATAGCGTCTTTACTGTCGAGATTATCGCTCACCTTGGAAACAATGCAAAAAAGCTTCTTGCAGAATTGGGTTACGATAATATTCATGTAATGATTGGTGATGGATATAAAGGCTGGCCTGAATTTGCCCCTTTCGACGCCATCATCGTAACCTGTGCACCGTCGGATATTCCGCAGCCCTTGCAGGATCAACTGTCCGAAGGGGGAAGGATGGTTATCCCGGTTGGAAAGGAGAATTCAGTTCAGGAGCTTGTACTTTTACGCAAGCGAAAAGGAAAAATCATCCGCGAATCCGTTTTGACAGTGCGGTTTGTGCCGATGCTTAAAGAAGATGGAGGGAAGTACTGAGCGCTTGTGATAACCGATGTTCGATATTCATTATCTGAGTCACCCGGTGAATAGTTTCAAATTATCACTAAACTTTAAACTGTGGTGGTTCTTGCAGATGATTCACCGGGTGACTGGTTTTCATATTCCAATTCACCCGGTGAATGCTACCAAACTTCGACAGTGCTTCGAACCGTGGTGGACATTTCAGACGATTCACAGGGTGACTACGATTTAACAATTCACCCCGAGAGGATACCATCCCCCCGCCAAACCTGAAACTGCGGTGGCTTTTGCAGGTGATTCACGGATTGAATGATCTCTGTTGAATGTATAACCTGAAAATAAGGTAATCCCGAGGGGATCCCTACGGGATAAGGTTGAAAAGCCTGATGGCTGCTCAATCCTACTAAGGTTTGAGGATGCTAATAAGGTTTTCAATTTTTCGGAGAAGGAAAACCTTATCCCTAAAAAAAACCTTAGTAGAGAAAATGTTTTGTAAAAATCAACCTTATTACCTTATTGGTGGACTTTGCAGGTGGTTCACGGGTGAATAAAGAAATAGCCTTGGGCCATTGTAATGACTTTTAATTATGACTTTTGGTCATTAAAGCTCGGGGTTGCCATCCCCTCCTCCCGCTCAAAGCCTGCGCAGCAAAGCTTTCATCCCGGTTTCCAATTCACCCCGTGAATGTTACCAAACTCCCACTAAACCTGAAACTGCGGTGGCTTTTGCAGGTGATTCACCGGGTGAATGTTTTTCACTCAATATTCCAAATTTCCCATGATTTACTCCAAACAGAAGACACTCCGTGAATTTGGGAGAACTACGTCTAAATTTTTGGATTTTGCCCCGGTTTTAAGATGCCTTTTTCGGTAATTATTCCTATAATCAAACTTGCCGGAGTTATGTCAAAAGCCGGGTTTATGGCGGTTGATCCGGGCGAGGCCACACGGATTTTGCGCACAACACCTGTTTCGTCAGTCCCGGATTGAAAAAGCACTTCTTCATCGCTTCGCTGCTCAATCACAATATCGTTTCCTGTTTTACAATTCAGGTCGAAAGTGGAGGTTGGAGCGGCGATGTAGAACGGGATTCCAAAATATTGAGCCACGATGGCTTTTTCAAACGTTCCGATCTTGTTGGCTGTGTCGCCGTTGGCAGCAATGCGGTCGGCGCCGGTAATGATCAAGTCAACTTTTCCCTGCGCCATCAGCCATGCGCCGGCTGTGTCGGGCACGATTTGATGCGGTACGCCGGCGTTGTTCAGCTCCCACGCCGTAAGCCGGGCGCCCTGTCCGCGTGGCCGGGTTTCGTCAGCCCACACAAAAACTTTTTTACCTGCCTGATGCGCCGTATAGATTGGCGAGAGTGCGGTGCCATAATCCACAAACGCCAGCCAGCCTGCGTTGCAATGGGTAAGGATATTGCATTTGCCGGGGATCAGCTCATTTCCAAACTGCCCGATGGCTCTCGAATCGGCAATATCTTTTGTAGCAACCTGCTGTGCCATGTCGAAGGCGGATTTCGGGGACTTTAACCCGGCTTCGAAAACCAGTTCCACGGCATAAAACAAATTCCGGGCAGTGGGTCTTGTGTGTTGGATATCGGTTTTTGCCTGCTGAATAAATTCTTCAGTATTTTTTGCCGGCGCCATCAGAAATGCCTGCGCCATGGCAAAACCTGCCGCAGCGCCAATTGCGCCTGCGCCGCGCGTGGTCATGTCAACAATCGCACGGCAGGTGGCCAGGTAATCATCCGACCTGAAAATGGCAAACTCAAAAGGCAGCCTGTTCTGGTCAATCATAAACACCGACCGGCCCTCCATCCATATCGTTCTGTACTCTTTTCCGTTGATTTTCATTTTAAAATTACTTACGCCCTTTCATTATTCCTCAAAACTCTGACAGGTCTGAATCCCGTGTGTACGGGACTGTCAGGTTTTCTATTCAACATTCAATATTCCATGTTCGATATTCTCCAAAGGAGTCCTTCGGACATTATTCCTTAAAACCCTGACCGGTCTGAATCCCGTGTGTACGGGACTGTCAGGTTTCGTTACGTCTCCTAAGCCCTCTGCCCCTTGCCCTCTGCCTTCTGCCCCATGCTCTATGCCCCAGCTCTATGCCCCATGCCCTTTGCCCCATGCCCTTTGCCTTCTGCCCTCTACCCTTTGCTCACTGCTCTCCGCCCTCTGCCCTTTGCCCTAGTCCTACCATATAAAAGCATCATCATTCAGCCATTTCCCCTGCACCTTCAACACCTGCTCGACGATATCGCGAACGCAGCCTTCTCCACCCTTAAGATGAGAGATGTAATGGGAAAGTGCTTTGACTTCTTCTGCAGCATCTGCCGGACAAATCACTACACCAGCCTCCCGCATGATCTGCAAATCGGGAATGTCATCACCCATAAACAGGACTTCTTCTGGCTTTAGCTGGTGTTTTTTCAGGTAATCGTGATAGACCTGGATTTTGTGTTCGACTTTAATGAACACATCCATAATCCGGAGCCCGTTCATACGATGACGAATGGCTTCGGAAGTTCCTCCAGAGATCACGGCAAGGCGAAAACCCTTTTTGACGGCCAGTTGCAGTGCGTAGCCATCCTTCACATTGGCGGTGCGTAATTGTTCGCCGGTTTCAGTAAGTATCACCTTCCCATCAGTGAAAACCCCGTCATAATCGAAGATCAGCGTTGTGATGTGTTTGAGTAGTTCTTTATAGTTCTTTACGGCCATGAGATCAGTTTTATTTTGTAGTGAAATAATCATTGATTTGTTTGCTGATCAGCTCATACATCAGCTGTTTACCAGGATCATGGTTAAGCATTTCGATGTGTTTCCGGATCACATTGAAGTCGTTCCTGAGGGCGGGTCCGGTTTGGGCAAGAGCAGGAGATGTTCCCCTTAGTTTGGCAATCGTTTCGGTGATTAAAGGCAGTAAAATATCAAAATCTATTCCGGCACGCTGAAGAATATCGTCGGCGTTGACCATCATAAAGTTGGTAAAATTGCAGGCAAAAACCGCCGCAAGATGAATCACGGCCCGCTGCTGCGAACTGATCAAACGCACATCGCCTGAAATAGTCCGGGCAAGTTCTGTTAGCTCATCCTCTGTTTCTTTATCCTGCGCTTCGATGCAGACCGGTGTTGTGGAAAAATCAGTTTCGTGTGATTTTGAAAAAATGTTTAAAGGATAAAAGACGCCGCATTTTTCTGAAATTGATTGAATCGCAGTCATGTCCACCGATCCTGAGGTGTGGACAACTATTTTTCCGGGCAAATATAAATGGGTGGCTATTCCGGCAATCGAGTCGTCCGAAACAGAAATGATGTAGAGGTCTGCGTTGTGATCAATTTTGGTAAGGTCGTTTATGGGCAGCGCCCCAAGCATAACAGCCAAGTCTTTTGCTGATTCAGGTGTCCGGCTGTAAATCTGGGAAATGTTTTTGCCGT harbors:
- a CDS encoding 5'-nucleotidase, lipoprotein e(P4) family yields the protein MKRMVYLFMVSFLLTVSVGCTKRNPENYNKEALLATLFHQQAAEMKALSYQAYNLATRQLDEALLENENPGALAIVLDLDETVLDNSPHQAECIIKNFNYPTGWAEWCQKAQAPALPGAVDFLKKAVDHGVQVFYVSNRNDSLREVTKENFAEEEIPLQSEDHLLLKTTESGKESRRQIISQQYKIIMLIGDNLSDFHQVFDKQTTERRAALTDSLQAEFGSRFIVLPNAMYGDWLNALNNYDYKMSAEEKSVLYNKLLKGFGYVKPAE
- a CDS encoding protein-L-isoaspartate(D-aspartate) O-methyltransferase encodes the protein MSNLLNSCLLSLVLLLVGQCSGQVKETTSRRAEHEALVSNYILGQGVSDFKVIEAMYKVERHRFVPENMQAYAYSDQPLPIGEGQTISQPSLVAFMTELLELKRTDKVLEIGTGSGYQAAILGELVDSVFTVEIIAHLGNNAKKLLAELGYDNIHVMIGDGYKGWPEFAPFDAIIVTCAPSDIPQPLQDQLSEGGRMVIPVGKENSVQELVLLRKRKGKIIRESVLTVRFVPMLKEDGGKY
- the mtnA gene encoding S-methyl-5-thioribose-1-phosphate isomerase translates to MKINGKEYRTIWMEGRSVFMIDQNRLPFEFAIFRSDDYLATCRAIVDMTTRGAGAIGAAAGFAMAQAFLMAPAKNTEEFIQQAKTDIQHTRPTARNLFYAVELVFEAGLKSPKSAFDMAQQVATKDIADSRAIGQFGNELIPGKCNILTHCNAGWLAFVDYGTALSPIYTAHQAGKKVFVWADETRPRGQGARLTAWELNNAGVPHQIVPDTAGAWLMAQGKVDLIITGADRIAANGDTANKIGTFEKAIVAQYFGIPFYIAAPTSTFDLNCKTGNDIVIEQRSDEEVLFQSGTDETGVVRKIRVASPGSTAINPAFDITPASLIIGIITEKGILKPGQNPKI
- a CDS encoding HAD hydrolase-like protein; amino-acid sequence: MAVKNYKELLKHITTLIFDYDGVFTDGKVILTETGEQLRTANVKDGYALQLAVKKGFRLAVISGGTSEAIRHRMNGLRIMDVFIKVEHKIQVYHDYLKKHQLKPEEVLFMGDDIPDLQIMREAGVVICPADAAEEVKALSHYISHLKGGEGCVRDIVEQVLKVQGKWLNDDAFIW
- a CDS encoding DUF2520 domain-containing protein translates to MPINKIVLIGAGRVATQIGKVFQKHGKNISQIYSRTPESAKDLAVMLGALPINDLTKIDHNADLYIISVSDDSIAGIATHLYLPGKIVVHTSGSVDMTAIQSISEKCGVFYPLNIFSKSHETDFSTTPVCIEAQDKETEDELTELARTISGDVRLISSQQRAVIHLAAVFACNFTNFMMVNADDILQRAGIDFDILLPLITETIAKLRGTSPALAQTGPALRNDFNVIRKHIEMLNHDPGKQLMYELISKQINDYFTTK